The Papaver somniferum cultivar HN1 chromosome 6, ASM357369v1, whole genome shotgun sequence genome segment TCAGCATTTTGGACTACTCTGTCTAATCTTTTCTGAATATTTGGGCTCCTTTCCTGTGATTATTCCAGGTGAACTTGTATCCTGAGAATAGGTCATAAAATCCTGCTCTTTCTAGAATCCTATGAGAATAATCACAAGCTCCTAAGTGATGTTCACAAAAAACACACAGACCTAAGAGAATATTACTGAACTGTTATAAAATTAAAGAGCATCCAAAAAGAAGTATCTAAACCGGACACAATTtttctgataacaaaaaaaaaaaaaaaaaaaaaaaaaaaagaaagaaaaggtggGACACAAGAATCATTTATAAAGGTACGAAACACAGCTTGAAGTTGAGAACCTAACTACACAGTTTTTGGAACCTCTGGGAATGTTTTGCAGCTGCTGGATAACATTCTTCTTATTCCGCGAACATGAAGAATCTTCGACAAACAACCTCTTCAGAACTACTGCATTCCTTAAGAATAATTTTACAACGTCCAGCTCCCTCGGGTGCCCATTAAATTTCTTGAACTCAACTGATTCGAGGTGAAGCAACAGACACTGACCCATTAAACTTTGTATCAGACTATCACTGTCATCATCGACATCCAGATGAAAGGGTGAGGTTCCGTTAAAGTCCTGCAAAACATAAGCTGAATTTAGTGATACAAACAATGAAAAACATCTTTTGGTAATGATTTGAAGATGCATAATAAAATTCTTTAAGTTGTGGCTCTATTGTTACAAGTTGAAAGATTCCCGTTCCAAATTGTGACTTCCTTTTACAGAGACATGACTTTGTAATTTTAATTTGTTTTACGTGCTTACTCTTTTCAACTGAATAAAAACATGATTAGGTAGGCAAGTTGACGGTTTTAGGAGTATAAAGACTTACCTCAGCAAAGACAAGTGACTTTAGATTACGCGAGGTCAGCAGAAGGTCAAATAATGCTCTTAAAGTCGAACAACGCATAGCTGAAGACACTTCCAGATGGATCAAATTGttaaatgagcataaattggctAAACGTTCATCCGCGAAGGAAAGAGCCTGTGATCATGCAGAATAAGAGGAAGCACTTGAGTGTTAAGAAGTTAGGGCAAAAAGTATTTTACATTCATTATAGTAGGATAATAAGATAGTATACCTCAAATGTTTCGCCTGACAATTTAAGAAGCTTGACATTAGAAAGCCCAGCAAGAAGCTTAGCTGTTCTAGAACAAACTTGTCCCCTTCTTTCAGGAAAATATTGGTACAAATATGGAAAGTGAATATTTGAATCAGCTAGTGATGAACAGCTAGTCAAATCAGAAGTCTTATTTACAGTTTCAACATAATTGAGGGAAACTAGATTTGGAGCATGAATCTTAACCCTAGAACCTTCTAAATGAGGTGTACCACTGTAATTAGTAATGGATAAGCACTTCAAGACAGGAAATAATATAGATACAACCATATCACCCCAACTGCATTTGTCTAAACTCAACTGCTCCAAGACAGGGCAGCCAGAAAAGAATTTCAAAGTCAAATCCATATCGGTAAATTTGATATACGTTAAGCGAAGGATCTTGAGCTGTGGAAGATAAACTAATCCAGGAGGGGTTTGAATTCAATGTACATTTTTAAGTCCAGTGTAGTCAAtgatttggatataaaaaaaCTAGGGGGAAAAAGAGAGACTTCGCCTATAAAAGCAACAAGTGTGAGCTCCTCAAGTTTGCAACTTACTAAAGTAGTGATCCATGCATTAACAGGAGATTCataggaaatgaattcagaaagGTGAAGATAGAACTTCTGTAGATTTGGCATATTATCATGATGAATAGTACGTAACCTTTTATCCATAAAACTCAGCAATCTTTCAACCTCCAAGAGACGCTTCTCTTCCGGAGCAAAACATGGCCAATCAAGAAAACTGAGAACAGGAACACCGGTCCAGATATTCATCTTTTAGATAAAACACTGGTGCACACAGTACATTTTGTTGGAAGAAATGACAGGATATGTTGAAGTAGAGCATCAGGTAATCTACTGATTCTATCCTCtcttcttcccttcttcttctttttctttctataaATCTTTTGCCTGTGGGTCTTCACATGGTCAATTTccatgatttcttttttctttctgaaaAGAAGGTTCTTAATCAAATTATATCACATCCTTCTGTGTTTTGCTAAGAAAACTCTAGAAAAATAtacaaacaaaacaagaaatgcaATACATAGTTTATAGGCTTAGGACACTTGAGGTACTATGATACATAGGTTAAAATGAACAAACCTGATGGGATCTGATTTAGGGTACTAGGTATGTATAACACTACAGATTGATTAGGTTTAGGAGATAACAATCAGAAAAAGAGATCTAGCTAGATTTGCGATTCCCGAATGGAAAATGACTCGATAGAAATTCCAACAAAAATAGATCAGACATTACGGATTAAGCAAAATGGAATCAACATTTAATCGATCAATGTAATCAAAGACGGTAACAACCTGAGAAAATATAAATGAAGAATTGGATCGATCGTATCACTTACATTGAGCAATGATGGATGCGATGCACACCTAAAATGGAGATATGTAGATTACAACTGAGTTTCCTGGTTGTCTGTTGAAAACTAGtataattttgaaggaaagaaacctATTTTCTTTTTGGATGTTGCTTCATATAGGCGGGAGGGACGAGGGATTTGGGTCTCAGGTTTTCTGTTTGGTTTCTATACACGTATATTCATTAGTATTTATCATCATTATTTATAATAGTCAATAAAGTGAACGGAAACTCTTGACACTTATTAACAAAAGaaataaagtgaaatggtccacatgacacttgtcataaaagaagttaagaaaaaaatagtcccaaaaaattaaaataccctattttcttttatttatatagaccggcctattaaaaaagaacggagggagtaataaataaaaattaatggcTCCTGTCCTGGTCATACGCCATTTTATGCGATGAACGACGTTCATACCCAACCTCCCCTATAGTACCCATTCATTAAAGATTGCATTTGAAAACATTTCAGGATTTGAAACAAACAGATTAAACGCTTTTACAAAGAAGAATTATTTGTATACTGATCTGAGCACAATTCTTCTTAATTAAGAGAACAAGATCAAAATGATACATTA includes the following:
- the LOC113289956 gene encoding F-box/LRR-repeat protein At3g59210-like, which gives rise to MDLTLKFFSGCPVLEQLSLDKCSWGDMVVSILFPVLKCLSITNYSGTPHLEGSRVKIHAPNLVSLNYVETVNKTSDLTSCSSLADSNIHFPYLYQYFPERRGQVCSRTAKLLAGLSNVKLLKLSGETFEALSFADERLANLCSFNNLIHLEVSSAMRCSTLRALFDLLLTSRNLKSLVFAEDFNGTSPFHLDVDDDSDSLIQSLMGQCLLLHLESVEFKKFNGHPRELDVVKLFLRNAVVLKRLFVEDSSCSRNKKNVIQQLQNIPRGSKNCVVRFSTSSCVSYLYK